A window from Chitinophagales bacterium encodes these proteins:
- a CDS encoding VCBS repeat-containing protein, with product MSLNFRYSLCFILLFSYSITFSFSSENNFSKRSFLFEILDPKASGIEHEFGKLSHAGIEGGGVAVGDLNGNGFYDIFLVGDSLHGLYENKGGLKFEQRFGQSGIPSVRGATSVLIYDINKDGKPDIILGRRSVSNNPLHQMKTNTSNLEETESKLLVYLNLGDFKFCTDPDFHISMDRPVSGMTLADFDKNGLMDIAVSTWDVDFSEINSALLSVEELSMKNESPVKLFMQREKGVFEERGLEMGLNDGSAVKTSFSLTATDLDNDGWPDLIVSNDFDIPDMIYINNDGKSFKKSDIQETMSFFSMGMDAADISNNGFVDFMISDMRPLNYYRQKTVKYEKLFNWDNMLTHSDIARQEVRNTLFLNHGELQFSEIAQMINADATDWSWSVLLADFDNNSNKDIFISNGYFHQDFFKHDTPLFFDSVRQTLPAISDKDFLIKLQKRDTLTAPVFKNFFFSNTGALSFKNRSDTWQPSKALNTRGAAYADLDNDGDLDLILNNAKSPALILKNTSDELTGNNFLRVKLTDSERRPLLHSRVHIYYYAEKGIEMQMQELQPCRGFYSASEDVLHFGLGTQKIIDSVIVSWPNGKQSIVKNIAANQLLEIEYTDPQLRNSPKKELTKKAFEAVEIKGLKYLHKENNFNDLAENPLMPQMYSREGPCIAIGDLNGNGFDDVVIGGAAQATTIFYQNSPEVFESDTLAGLENEAWQEDAAILIFDYNSDGLNDLLIASGGNEKAEGDSFYRHRIYRNLGNGNFKQENILPDIRSSASVAKLNYIASDSTKPLIFIGGKIKPKNYPLPPESYLLAYENGRFVDVTDQLAPGLKNAGMISDAIWSDFDGDGNVDLIVVGEYMSPKFFKNKSGFFKDVSPKVLPGDSLNGFWNCIVSGDFNKNGSTDYVIGNLGLNTRYKASADFPLEIFAADFDENAYRDIITAYYEDGRLYPVKQLNTFKDRIAGFSKKYYKHADFASADMEEIFGKEPLDKALHLKVHTTASVYLENKGKGTFKIHQLPIAAQVAPVKAMQVLDYNKDSNPDILLAGNFFHTETERGSYTAQKGLLLEGDGNGGFTALQAPESGFYANGDCRFIEILNKQNKPLILLGRNDAALKIFRWVNSAN from the coding sequence ATGTCATTGAATTTCAGATACAGCCTATGTTTTATTTTGCTGTTTTCATATAGTATCACTTTTTCGTTTTCATCCGAAAACAATTTTTCTAAACGAAGTTTTTTATTTGAAATACTCGATCCTAAAGCCAGCGGAATAGAACACGAGTTTGGCAAGCTATCACATGCCGGGATTGAAGGTGGGGGAGTGGCTGTGGGCGATTTGAATGGCAATGGCTTCTATGATATTTTCCTTGTTGGGGATTCATTGCACGGACTTTATGAAAACAAGGGCGGTTTAAAGTTTGAACAGCGTTTTGGTCAAAGTGGTATCCCTTCAGTTAGAGGTGCTACTTCCGTTTTGATTTATGACATTAACAAGGATGGAAAACCTGACATTATTTTGGGCAGGCGTTCAGTGTCCAACAATCCGCTTCATCAAATGAAAACTAATACTTCCAATTTGGAAGAAACTGAAAGCAAGCTACTTGTTTATCTCAATTTAGGAGATTTTAAGTTCTGTACCGATCCTGATTTTCATATATCTATGGACAGGCCGGTAAGTGGAATGACACTTGCAGATTTTGATAAAAATGGACTCATGGATATAGCTGTGTCCACATGGGATGTAGATTTTTCAGAGATCAACAGTGCATTATTGAGTGTGGAAGAATTGAGTATGAAGAATGAAAGTCCTGTAAAACTTTTTATGCAGCGTGAAAAAGGAGTGTTTGAGGAGCGTGGTTTGGAAATGGGTTTAAATGACGGAAGTGCAGTGAAGACTTCTTTTTCTCTCACCGCTACTGATTTGGATAATGATGGCTGGCCGGACCTTATTGTCAGCAATGATTTTGATATACCTGACATGATTTATATTAATAATGATGGAAAAAGTTTTAAAAAGAGCGATATACAGGAAACAATGAGTTTTTTTTCAATGGGGATGGATGCGGCTGATATTTCTAATAATGGTTTTGTAGATTTTATGATATCGGATATGCGCCCACTGAATTATTACCGCCAAAAAACAGTGAAATACGAAAAGCTCTTTAACTGGGATAATATGCTAACTCATAGTGATATTGCAAGGCAAGAAGTTAGAAATACATTATTTCTTAACCACGGGGAATTGCAATTTTCTGAAATAGCACAAATGATTAATGCTGACGCTACAGACTGGAGCTGGTCGGTACTTCTTGCAGATTTTGACAACAATTCAAATAAAGATATTTTTATTTCAAATGGCTATTTCCACCAGGATTTTTTCAAACACGATACACCGCTTTTTTTCGATTCTGTTCGTCAGACTTTGCCGGCAATATCCGATAAAGATTTTCTCATCAAGCTTCAAAAAAGAGATACTCTCACAGCTCCTGTTTTTAAGAATTTCTTTTTTTCCAATACAGGAGCACTTTCTTTTAAAAACAGGAGTGATACCTGGCAGCCTTCAAAAGCTCTAAACACTCGTGGTGCTGCTTATGCCGACCTTGACAATGACGGTGACCTTGACTTAATTCTCAATAATGCCAAATCACCTGCTCTGATTCTTAAAAACACAAGTGATGAACTAACAGGGAATAATTTTTTGAGAGTAAAATTAACAGACTCAGAACGCAGGCCTTTGTTGCACAGTAGAGTTCATATTTATTACTATGCTGAAAAGGGAATTGAAATGCAAATGCAGGAATTGCAGCCATGTCGGGGTTTTTATTCCGCTTCAGAGGATGTATTGCATTTTGGGCTGGGCACACAAAAAATTATCGATTCTGTGATTGTTAGCTGGCCAAATGGCAAGCAAAGCATTGTGAAAAATATTGCTGCCAATCAATTGCTCGAAATTGAATATACTGATCCTCAACTTAGAAATTCACCTAAAAAGGAATTGACCAAAAAAGCTTTTGAAGCAGTGGAAATCAAAGGCTTGAAATATTTGCATAAAGAAAATAATTTCAATGATTTGGCAGAAAACCCATTAATGCCGCAAATGTATTCTCGCGAAGGGCCATGTATAGCTATTGGCGATTTGAATGGCAATGGATTTGATGATGTAGTAATTGGTGGTGCGGCACAGGCGACTACAATCTTTTATCAGAACAGTCCGGAAGTTTTTGAGAGCGATACTTTAGCTGGTTTGGAAAATGAAGCATGGCAGGAAGATGCCGCAATTTTGATTTTTGATTACAACAGTGATGGACTTAATGATCTGCTGATTGCTTCCGGTGGAAATGAAAAAGCAGAAGGTGATTCATTCTACAGGCACAGGATATACAGAAACCTTGGCAATGGTAACTTTAAGCAGGAGAATATTTTACCGGATATTCGCAGCAGTGCTTCTGTTGCGAAGCTAAATTATATAGCTTCTGATTCAACAAAGCCATTGATATTTATAGGCGGAAAAATTAAACCTAAAAATTATCCCCTTCCACCGGAATCTTATTTGCTGGCATATGAAAATGGGCGTTTTGTGGATGTGACTGATCAATTGGCCCCCGGGCTTAAAAATGCAGGTATGATTAGTGATGCCATTTGGTCAGATTTTGATGGGGACGGCAATGTTGATTTGATTGTAGTTGGAGAATACATGTCCCCGAAATTTTTCAAAAATAAATCGGGATTTTTTAAAGATGTCAGCCCAAAAGTTTTACCGGGGGACAGTTTAAATGGTTTTTGGAATTGTATTGTATCCGGTGATTTCAATAAGAATGGTTCAACTGATTACGTGATTGGCAATTTGGGTTTAAATACCAGGTATAAAGCCAGTGCTGATTTTCCACTGGAAATTTTTGCTGCTGATTTTGATGAAAATGCTTATAGGGATATAATTACTGCCTATTATGAGGATGGAAGACTTTATCCTGTAAAACAATTGAATACTTTTAAAGACAGGATTGCAGGGTTTTCAAAAAAATATTACAAACATGCAGATTTTGCTTCAGCAGATATGGAAGAGATTTTCGGAAAAGAGCCATTAGATAAGGCTTTGCATTTGAAAGTGCATACAACAGCTTCTGTATATCTTGAAAATAAGGGAAAGGGAACGTTTAAAATTCATCAATTACCAATAGCAGCACAGGTAGCCCCTGTAAAAGCAATGCAAGTATTGGATTATAATAAGGACAGTAATCCTGATATTTTACTGGCGGGGAATTTTTTTCATACAGAAACCGAAAGGGGCAGCTATACAGCCCAAAAGGGACTTCTATTAGAAGGTGACGGAAATGGTGGGTTCACTGCTTTACAAGCTCCTGAGTCTGGATTTTATGCCAATGGCGATTGCCGTTTTATAGAAATATTGAATAAGCAGAACAAGCCACTGATACTTTTGGGCAGAAATGATGCTGCTCTTAAAATTTTCAGATGGGTAAACTCTGCAAACTAA
- a CDS encoding T9SS type A sorting domain-containing protein, whose translation MKSSVVSIVCIYLSIGIISPFNLYAQSFSIGQSSQSISDPQRSRNIDTEIFYPATQPGSNTPLANGNFPLIVFGHGFSMNFGAYQNFVDEFVPKGFILVFPKTEVGPIPFPDHAAFGQDLSFLTDYFQAQSTDPNAFFYQKINGKTAVMGHSMGGGCSFLAAEQNSNINVMATFAAAETNVSAIAAAQNVNIPALVFAGSEDNVAPPLGNQIDMYNNLASDCKYLITLDGGSHCGFANSNAACDFGETSVCLFCSFISRAEQHLRTFSVLGPWLDFHLKTECNKWTDFELSLQNTTGLVVQTNCTYALPEANFQAQGDSTFCLGDSIVLNTTSTLKKKWSTNDTSFSIKTKNSGQYYLIVEDQYACKDTSRTISVTVNHPADIVFNYPDTVFCGIDSIELQLLGNYNTVSWSGLGVNRLWVSESGIYTVEITDSNNCVNKDSIDIILSKADTNFLPQLSAKPSNFTCPEESIILSMSDTLDGSVFWSNGSNQQDISTDSAGIFFVQRTDSFGCVYYSDSIEVGFYDLPNPLIDTIADSVFLVNPANYGNINWYYNDSIQLNQFQNETAILPDTSGLYQAEVIDSNGCTAFSLAVYFKYSATADSLGDTTNVRVEELDEFSIRSKIKIHPNPVQDLLYIDVKLAYDFRLVDISGRVYKQGELKAMSNIIDLQELPQGIYFLQLLSDKKMQSFKMLKIL comes from the coding sequence ATGAAAAGCTCTGTTGTCAGTATTGTCTGTATATATCTTAGTATTGGGATTATCTCACCTTTCAATCTTTATGCACAGAGTTTTTCAATTGGACAAAGCAGCCAAAGCATTAGTGATCCACAACGATCAAGAAATATCGATACAGAAATTTTTTATCCTGCAACACAGCCTGGTAGCAATACCCCGTTAGCCAATGGTAATTTTCCGCTTATTGTTTTTGGTCATGGATTTTCAATGAATTTTGGTGCTTATCAGAATTTTGTGGATGAATTTGTACCAAAAGGTTTTATCCTGGTTTTTCCTAAAACGGAAGTAGGCCCAATTCCTTTTCCCGATCATGCAGCTTTTGGACAGGATTTGAGTTTTTTGACTGATTATTTCCAGGCACAGTCTACCGACCCAAATGCCTTTTTCTATCAAAAGATAAATGGTAAAACTGCTGTAATGGGACATTCTATGGGTGGTGGTTGCAGTTTTCTTGCCGCAGAGCAAAACAGCAATATTAATGTGATGGCTACTTTTGCTGCTGCCGAAACCAATGTTTCTGCAATTGCTGCTGCCCAGAACGTAAATATTCCCGCTTTGGTTTTTGCAGGTTCGGAGGACAATGTAGCACCACCTTTGGGCAATCAAATTGATATGTACAACAACCTGGCAAGCGATTGTAAATACCTGATAACTTTAGATGGGGGCAGCCACTGTGGATTTGCCAATTCGAATGCCGCTTGTGATTTTGGTGAAACAAGTGTTTGTCTTTTTTGCAGTTTTATAAGTCGTGCAGAACAGCATTTACGCACTTTTTCGGTCTTGGGGCCTTGGCTGGATTTTCATTTAAAAACGGAGTGCAATAAATGGACGGATTTTGAACTTTCACTTCAGAACACTACCGGACTAGTGGTTCAGACAAACTGTACTTATGCATTGCCGGAAGCAAATTTTCAGGCACAAGGTGACAGTACATTTTGTTTAGGAGATTCGATTGTGCTCAATACTACTTCAACGCTTAAAAAAAAATGGTCAACGAATGATACTTCATTCAGCATCAAAACAAAAAACAGCGGCCAATATTATTTAATTGTAGAAGATCAATACGCCTGCAAAGATACCAGTAGAACTATTTCTGTTACTGTAAACCATCCGGCTGATATTGTTTTCAATTACCCGGATACTGTCTTTTGCGGAATAGATAGTATAGAATTGCAATTACTGGGAAATTACAATACCGTATCCTGGTCAGGACTTGGAGTAAATAGACTTTGGGTGAGCGAATCTGGGATATACACAGTAGAAATAACTGACAGCAACAATTGTGTAAACAAGGATTCAATTGATATAATTCTAAGTAAAGCCGATACAAATTTTTTACCGCAGTTAAGTGCCAAGCCATCAAATTTCACCTGCCCTGAAGAAAGCATTATTCTTTCTATGAGCGATACATTAGATGGGTCAGTTTTTTGGAGCAATGGCTCAAATCAACAGGACATTAGCACTGATTCAGCAGGGATTTTCTTTGTGCAGCGGACAGATAGTTTTGGTTGCGTATATTATTCTGATAGTATTGAAGTTGGTTTCTATGATTTGCCCAATCCGCTAATAGACACTATAGCTGATTCAGTTTTTTTGGTAAATCCGGCCAATTACGGCAATATCAACTGGTATTATAATGACAGCATTCAACTGAATCAATTTCAAAATGAGACGGCAATATTGCCCGACACAAGTGGCCTATATCAGGCTGAAGTAATTGACAGTAACGGCTGCACTGCTTTTTCATTAGCGGTATATTTTAAATACAGTGCAACTGCTGATAGTTTAGGTGATACCACAAATGTAAGGGTGGAGGAATTAGATGAGTTTTCAATAAGGAGCAAAATTAAAATCCATCCTAACCCAGTTCAAGATCTGCTTTATATTGATGTTAAACTGGCGTATGATTTTCGCCTGGTGGATATAAGCGGACGGGTTTACAAGCAAGGGGAGCTGAAAGCCATGTCCAATATTATTGATTTACAGGAATTGCCTCAAGGGATTTATTTCCTTCAGCTTTTGTCTGATAAAAAAATGCAAAGTTTCAAGATGCTGAAAATTTTATAG
- a CDS encoding DUF5686 family protein encodes MVSEAKSGEPIPFCNITVPGKFTGTSTDVDGKFSLQLSKRSDSITVSAMGYKSQTLSIANQNPNNLKIALEQDEISIGEISVSAEMDPAKVLFRRIIKNKANHDIHRLDAISYEVYNKYEVDLLDVTPEDIQKKLIISKFPILSEYIDSLEDENTTILPLFMIENIASIYKQNNPRKVSEKIQGVRVSGVQRKDFIAKLLSNVDQNFNIYDNLMVVFGKNFISPIADYGMNVYRYNLNVYDTLFIQGVPHFEMEFEPKRKGEYTFRGSFIVNIKNYAIASIEAEMVEDINIELVKALEFKLHFAPRMMQVSNDSSTLMWLPDREFMKVKMNYIIGAEAKILGKKTTSYKDIKIDASHKSKEFNAFEASNIVDQAGARSDSFWQSRRHMDLEHSEQGIYDMVDSLKRTRTYKVYEYLVRTATSGYVKLGGIGLGAITSLVSRNALEGWRFRLGFKTNTDFSERVLLRGYAAYGLQDERIKYGGEFQFIISKRPWNKISISARTDVDLMTRHAEEMDKDNVFTIIQKPNTLQRLYNIDEYSIVYDTEFHKDVTAYFSARHRRITPGFDFLYESNGGFSDEVKISEAGIALRWQHKSRPLPGTFNREASASSLFAQFRKKNSFPVFHGRYTSGFKNVINSDFEYHDVSVGMQGDVRLNSKMSMYYNLWAGKIYGTLPFLLLKSPEGNFSYIHNKYLFNNMNILEFVADQYVSLNFQYFIGGSILDKIPGIKKLKWREVLTANVFYGNLRDENKYINRFNEYDVAYPVPYVEAGFGFENIFKVIRIDSIWRITHRDKPQITNWALYLSLYLKI; translated from the coding sequence ATGGTTAGTGAAGCTAAAAGTGGGGAACCCATTCCATTTTGCAATATTACAGTTCCGGGAAAATTCACTGGCACATCAACAGATGTTGACGGGAAATTCAGTCTACAACTTAGCAAGCGCAGTGATTCTATTACCGTATCTGCGATGGGCTATAAATCTCAAACATTATCAATAGCTAATCAAAATCCCAATAATTTAAAAATTGCTTTAGAACAGGATGAGATCAGTATTGGTGAGATAAGCGTGTCAGCAGAAATGGATCCAGCCAAAGTGCTGTTCAGGCGAATTATAAAGAATAAGGCCAATCACGATATTCACCGTTTAGATGCCATTAGCTATGAAGTTTACAATAAATATGAAGTTGATTTGCTTGATGTCACTCCTGAGGATATTCAAAAAAAGCTGATCATTTCTAAATTTCCGATACTGTCCGAGTACATAGATTCATTAGAAGATGAAAACACAACAATATTGCCACTCTTTATGATTGAAAATATTGCAAGTATATACAAGCAGAACAATCCGCGTAAAGTTTCTGAAAAAATTCAGGGTGTAAGAGTTTCAGGTGTACAGCGCAAGGATTTTATTGCCAAACTCTTGTCTAATGTGGATCAGAATTTCAATATCTATGATAATCTGATGGTGGTATTTGGCAAAAACTTCATTAGTCCAATTGCAGATTATGGGATGAATGTGTATCGCTACAATCTTAATGTTTACGATACATTATTCATACAGGGCGTACCTCATTTTGAAATGGAATTTGAACCCAAAAGAAAAGGAGAATATACTTTCAGAGGCAGTTTTATTGTAAATATTAAAAACTATGCTATTGCCAGTATTGAGGCTGAAATGGTGGAGGATATTAATATTGAGCTGGTAAAGGCCCTGGAATTCAAGCTGCATTTTGCCCCTCGAATGATGCAGGTATCAAATGACAGCAGCACATTAATGTGGTTGCCCGATCGCGAATTTATGAAAGTGAAAATGAATTATATTATTGGTGCTGAAGCCAAGATATTGGGCAAGAAAACCACAAGTTATAAGGATATTAAAATTGATGCAAGTCATAAATCAAAGGAATTCAATGCTTTTGAGGCTTCTAATATTGTTGATCAGGCCGGTGCACGTAGCGATTCATTTTGGCAAAGCAGGCGGCATATGGATTTGGAGCATAGCGAGCAGGGAATTTACGATATGGTCGATAGCCTGAAGCGTACGAGAACTTATAAAGTTTATGAATACCTGGTGCGTACCGCTACTTCAGGTTATGTGAAATTAGGTGGAATTGGTCTTGGCGCAATTACTTCTTTAGTGAGCAGAAATGCTTTGGAAGGTTGGCGATTCAGGCTTGGATTTAAAACCAATACCGATTTTTCCGAACGGGTTTTGCTCAGAGGATATGCAGCTTATGGCTTGCAGGATGAAAGGATTAAATATGGAGGTGAATTTCAGTTTATCATTTCAAAACGGCCCTGGAACAAGATTTCAATTTCTGCCCGGACAGATGTTGATCTGATGACACGTCATGCAGAAGAAATGGATAAGGACAATGTATTTACCATTATTCAAAAACCCAATACCCTGCAGCGGCTTTACAATATAGATGAATACAGTATTGTTTATGATACTGAATTTCATAAAGATGTAACCGCCTATTTTAGTGCACGGCATAGGCGTATTACACCTGGGTTTGATTTTTTATACGAAAGCAATGGAGGTTTCAGCGATGAAGTTAAAATTTCGGAAGCGGGAATTGCGCTGAGGTGGCAGCACAAGTCCAGGCCATTGCCGGGCACATTCAACAGGGAAGCATCTGCCAGCAGTCTATTTGCTCAATTTAGAAAGAAGAATTCCTTTCCTGTTTTTCATGGACGCTATACATCCGGGTTTAAAAATGTAATCAACAGTGATTTTGAATACCATGATGTAAGTGTAGGTATGCAGGGCGATGTGCGGCTCAATTCGAAAATGTCAATGTATTACAACCTATGGGCAGGAAAGATTTATGGCACTTTGCCTTTTTTATTGCTGAAATCACCGGAGGGAAATTTTTCCTATATCCACAACAAATACCTGTTTAACAATATGAATATACTGGAGTTTGTGGCAGATCAGTATGTCAGCTTGAATTTCCAGTATTTTATAGGCGGGTCTATTTTGGATAAAATCCCGGGGATTAAAAAATTGAAATGGCGCGAGGTACTCACAGCTAATGTTTTTTACGGGAATTTGCGTGATGAAAACAAGTACATCAATCGTTTCAATGAATATGATGTAGCCTATCCGGTACCCTATGTTGAGGCGGGTTTTGGTTTTGAAAATATTTTTAAAGTCATTCGCATAGATTCCATTTGGAGAATTACCCATCGCGATAAACCTCAAATTACCAATTGGGCTTTGTATTTGAGCCTGTATCTTAAAATATAG
- a CDS encoding thioesterase family protein — MEKLEIELPEKFLFSTEMEVRANDINYAGHLGNVQIIGLLDEARVRFFRWLGYDEADVEGSSSIMGDMSCQFKGEAFWGDTLIVEVTITAFFSKAYRVVYRIRHADSDKEVANAFCTLVTFDYKSRKVVPVPEAFKKRMEKMLEEL; from the coding sequence ATGGAAAAACTGGAAATTGAATTGCCGGAAAAGTTTTTGTTTTCTACCGAAATGGAAGTCCGTGCCAATGATATCAATTATGCCGGACATTTGGGCAATGTACAAATCATTGGACTGCTTGATGAAGCCCGTGTACGTTTTTTCAGATGGCTTGGATATGATGAGGCCGATGTAGAAGGCAGCAGCTCTATTATGGGCGATATGTCTTGTCAATTTAAGGGAGAAGCATTTTGGGGAGATACTTTAATTGTAGAGGTCACAATTACAGCATTTTTCTCTAAGGCTTATCGCGTTGTGTATCGTATTCGCCATGCAGATAGCGATAAAGAGGTGGCCAATGCTTTTTGTACACTGGTCACCTTTGACTATAAAAGTCGGAAGGTAGTTCCGGTGCCGGAGGCTTTTAAAAAGCGTATGGAAAAAATGCTGGAAGAATTATAA